A region from the Nostoc sp. HK-01 genome encodes:
- the thiG gene encoding thiazole synthase, whose protein sequence is MTSDVLIIGGGVIGLAIAVELKLRGTNVTVLCRDFQAAATHAAAGMLAPDAEIIQDEIMGKLCRRSRALYPEWTRKLEDLTGINTGYWACGILAPVYQQPESPAACNSPAYWLDQAAIHQYQPGLGNDVVGGWWYPEDAQVDNRALAQALWTAAKSLGVEIQENITVEGLIQQQGQVIGVQTNTGVIRASHYVLAAGAWSNQLLPLPVTPRKGQMLSVRLPDFVPELPLRRVLFGENTYIVPRRNRSIILGATSEDVGFTPNNTPAGIQSLLQQAIRLYPQLQDYSIQEFWWGFRPATPDELPILGTSHCENLTLATGHYRNGILLAPVTAALIADLICEHKSDPILAHFHYSRFHTQPSTAPMLTHSANFTNGHRPVLSPLPNSPLPDSPLVIAGKTFQSRLMTGTGKYRSIAEMQQSIITSGCQIVTVAVRRVQTKTPGHEGLAEALDWSKIWMLPNTAGCQTAEEAIRVARLGREMAKLLGQEDNNFVKLEVIPDAKYLLPDPIGTLQAAEQLVKEGFAVLPYINADPMLAKRLEEAGCATVMPLASPIGSGQGLKTTANIQIIIENAHIPVVVDAGIGSPSEASQAMEIGADALLINSAIALAQNAPAMAYAMNLATVAGRLAYLAGRMPIKSYASPSSPLTGTINT, encoded by the coding sequence GTGTTATTGGCTTGGCGATCGCCGTCGAACTCAAATTGCGCGGGACAAATGTCACCGTGCTTTGTCGTGATTTTCAGGCTGCTGCTACCCATGCTGCTGCGGGGATGTTAGCACCAGATGCAGAAATTATCCAAGATGAGATCATGGGTAAATTATGCAGGCGATCGCGTGCCTTATATCCAGAATGGACACGCAAATTAGAAGATTTAACTGGCATAAATACTGGTTACTGGGCTTGTGGTATCCTTGCGCCTGTTTATCAACAACCAGAATCTCCTGCGGCTTGTAATTCACCTGCGTATTGGTTAGATCAAGCTGCCATTCATCAATATCAGCCAGGATTGGGAAATGATGTCGTTGGTGGCTGGTGGTATCCTGAAGATGCTCAAGTTGATAATCGGGCGTTAGCTCAAGCACTATGGACAGCTGCTAAATCCCTCGGTGTGGAAATTCAAGAAAACATCACAGTCGAAGGATTAATCCAACAGCAAGGACAAGTTATAGGTGTACAAACCAACACAGGCGTAATTCGCGCTAGTCACTATGTTTTAGCTGCGGGTGCTTGGTCAAACCAATTGTTACCTTTGCCTGTGACTCCGCGCAAAGGGCAAATGTTAAGTGTCCGATTACCTGATTTTGTGCCGGAATTGCCCCTGAGACGAGTTTTATTTGGGGAAAATACTTACATTGTACCCAGGCGGAATCGTTCGATTATTTTGGGTGCGACTAGCGAAGATGTGGGTTTTACTCCCAATAACACTCCTGCGGGTATTCAATCTTTACTTCAGCAAGCTATTCGCCTATATCCACAATTACAAGATTATTCCATCCAAGAATTTTGGTGGGGTTTTCGTCCTGCGACTCCAGATGAATTACCTATTCTCGGCACTAGCCACTGTGAAAACTTAACTTTGGCTACAGGTCATTATCGTAACGGTATTTTACTCGCGCCTGTGACAGCAGCGTTAATTGCTGATTTAATCTGCGAACACAAATCTGATCCAATACTTGCCCATTTCCATTATTCTCGGTTTCACACCCAGCCATCTACCGCCCCTATGCTCACTCACTCTGCCAATTTTACCAACGGCCATCGCCCAGTTTTATCACCACTACCTAATTCCCCACTCCCAGACTCCCCACTTGTAATAGCAGGTAAAACCTTCCAATCCCGCTTGATGACGGGAACCGGCAAGTATCGTAGTATTGCAGAAATGCAGCAAAGCATTATTACTAGTGGTTGTCAAATTGTCACCGTCGCAGTCCGGCGAGTCCAAACTAAAACCCCCGGACATGAAGGTTTAGCAGAAGCACTGGATTGGTCAAAAATTTGGATGTTGCCGAATACTGCTGGTTGTCAAACCGCCGAAGAAGCGATTCGCGTTGCCCGTTTGGGTAGAGAAATGGCGAAATTGTTGGGGCAAGAAGATAATAATTTTGTGAAATTAGAAGTCATCCCCGATGCAAAATATTTACTACCAGATCCAATTGGAACGCTGCAAGCTGCTGAACAACTGGTAAAAGAGGGGTTTGCCGTATTACCGTATATTAATGCTGACCCGATGTTAGCCAAACGGTTAGAAGAAGCTGGCTGTGCAACAGTTATGCCTTTAGCATCACCTATTGGTTCAGGACAAGGGCTAAAAACCACAGCCAATATCCAAATCATTATTGAAAACGCTCATATACCGGTTGTGGTAGATGCAGGTATTGGTTCACCCTCAGAAGCGTCTCAAGCAATGGAAATAGGTGCAGATGCCTTATTGATTAATAGTGCGATCGCCCTAGCCCAAAATGCCCCAGCAATGGCGTATGCGATGAATTTGGCAACCGTCGCTGGTCGTTTGGCATA